In Silene latifolia isolate original U9 population chromosome X, ASM4854445v1, whole genome shotgun sequence, the following proteins share a genomic window:
- the LOC141617828 gene encoding uncharacterized protein LOC141617828, giving the protein MVEYGVSGTPQLLNWKNQQLVGSIKDQYGQTHQGIDSVANAFVNYYTGLLGIVTSVEQLDASLLSKGATLTAEDWVTLLAQTGNMPKQANSTIISLIPKKEVPATVQDYRSISCCSTFYKSVSKIQAIRMQILMPKLIGNEQAAFIKRRSIHENIMLTQSLIKGYRRKYKTPRCFMKIDITSAFDSLQWEYLKINGTIKGFFQGRSGIRQGDPLSPYIFVLSMEILSRQLRVISNKPQVFYHPKCSKVQLTHLIFVDDLMIFTRGDVPSIQVVTKALNKFGAWSGLIANKEKTNIYFGGTQDNIKAAILEKTVGVAKLINRYCKDLFWAIHEGARKWVFKSWKSICAPWEEGGFGLKELMSWNRALLLKWIWLLGRPNSSLLASWVQHYCLYSNSIWSVVVKDKFSESFRGILATRDYCINLAGGVTEAKDAINSCVTNRLYSMEKAYNLLRIHYPHHDWTRALRSSSILPKHRVIASVALDRKLATLDNLTVRGMIMVNRCVLRKNARESHEHLFLSCPFSQSIWLSLKRWMILGNKVEDLHTEMDRNLHRRYIAPWMRHQFQCCFAATIYSMWMKELMNILKQGN; this is encoded by the exons ATGGTAGAATATGGTGTATCTGGAACCCCTCAACTATTAAACTG GAAGAATCAGCAGTTGGTTGGATCCATCAAGGACCAATATGGTCAAACTCACCAAGGGATTGATAGTGTTGCTAATGCCTTTGTTAATTACTATACTGGTCTTCTAGGGATTGTTACTTCTGTTGAGCAACTGGATGCCAGTCTCTTATCCAAGGGAGCCACTCTTACTGCTGAAGACTGGGTTACATTGCTAGCCCA GACTGGAAACATGCCAAAGCAGGCCAATTCCACTATTATCTCCTTAATCCCTAAAAAGGAGGTCCCTGCCACTGTTCAGGATTACAGGTCAATCTCTTGCTGCTCTACTTTTTATAAGTCAGTTAGCAAAATACAAGCTATTAGAATGCAAATCCTTATGCCCAAATTGATTGGGAATGAACAAGCAGCCTTTATCAAGAGAAGGAGTATCCATGAGAACATTATGCTCACTCAGAGCTTAATCAAAGGATACAGAAGGAAGTATAAAACTCCTAGATGCTTCATGAAGATTGACATTACAAGCGCCTTTGATTCCCTGCAATGGGAGTAT TTGAAGATTAATGGCACAATAAAAGGTTTCTTCCAAGGTAGGAGTGGGATAAGGCAGGGAGATCCTCTATCACCTTACATTTTTGTCCTCAGTATGGAAATTCTTTCAAGACAGCTAAGGGTAATAAGTAACAAGCCACAGGTCTTCTATCATCCTAAATGCTCTAAGGTGCAACTTACTCATCTCATCTTTGTAGATGATCTGATGATATTCACAAGGGGAGATGTGCCTTCAATTCAAGTAGTAACTAAGGCTCTGAATAAATTTGGTGCCTGGTCAGGATTGATAGCCAACAAGGAGAAAACTAATATATATTTTGGAGGGACTCAGGATAATATCAAAGCGGCAATTCTGGAAAAAACGG TGGGAGTAGCTAAGCTCATTAATAGATACTGTAAGGATTTATTTTGGGCTATCCATGAGGGAGCAAGGAAATGGGTCTTCAAGAGTTGGAAGAGCATATGTGCACCCTGGGAGGAGGGTGGCTTTGGCTTAAAGGAACTCATGTCCTGGAATAGAGCATTGCTACTGAAGTGGATCTGGTTGCTTGGTAGACCTAATTCTAGTCTTTTGGCAAGTTGGGTTCAGCATTATTGCCTTTATTCTAATAGTATCTGGAGTGTTGTTGTCAAAGACAAATTTTCTGAGTCTTTCAGAGGCATCTTAGCTACTCGAGACTACTGCATTAATCTGGCAGGAGGAGTAACAGAAGCTAAGGATGCCATAAACAGTTGTGTCACTAATAGGCTTTACTCTATGGAGAAGGCTTATAATCTCCTAAGAATACACTACCCACATCATGACTGGACAAGAGCTTTAAGGAGTAGTTCCATTCTTCCTAAGCATAGAGTTATAGCAAGTGTTGCACTAGACAGAAAATTAGCTACTTTGGACAATCTCACAGTTAGAGGCATGATAATGGTTAACAGGTGTGTATTGCGTAAGAATGCTAGAGAGAGTCATGAGCATCTTTTCCTCTCGTGTCCTTTCTCCCAAAGTATTTGGCTATCACTCAAACGATGGATGATTTTGGGGAACAAAGTTGAAGATCTTCATACTGAGATGGACAGGAATCTCCATAGACGGTACATAGCTCCATGGATGAGGCATCAGTTTCAATGTTGCTTTGCAGCCACCATTTACAGCATGTGGATGAAGGAACTCATGAATATTCTCAAGCAGGGAAACTGA